In Clostridium omnivorum, the DNA window GTTAACTACAGCAATTTTACCATCCTCATAGTGTTCCTCAGAAACTACTCCTCCTGGATTCATACAGAAGGTTCTTACCTTGTTATCAAAGGTATCTGAGTAATACACAAGCTTAGCTTCATATAAATCCTTTGTTAAATGGTCCATTATGGAATTTGGAACTTCAACTCTAACTCCGATGTCTACAGCATTATTCGTAGTTTTCATATTAAGCTTTTTAGCTTGCTTTGAAAGCCATTCAGCTCCTCCTCTACCTGGAGCAATAACTACATAACTTCCCTTTACTTCTTTTTTACCCTCTTTGTTATTTATAACAATTCCAACAACCTTATTATCTTCTATTAATATATCTTCTACATCAGTAAGATCTGAAAATTCAGTGTTAGTTTCATTTATAAGGTGCAAGTACATTCCTCTTAACACCTCGTATGCTAGTTCTGTTCCTAGGTGTCTAACTGGACATTCTACCAGGTGAATGTTGTGCTTGCTTGCTTCATACTTTATTTCTTCAACTCTCTCATTATTTAGGCCATGAACTTTTTCATTAGCTCCAAATTTAAGATAAATATCATCACAATAATTTATAAGCTTTTGTGCCTCATCCTCAGTGAAGTATTCTAATAGTCTTCCACCAACTTCAGGGCTTAAGGATAATTTACCATCTGAAAAAGCCCCTGCTCCTGACCATCCATAAGTTATTCCACAAGGCTTGCAATCTACACATACTCCTGTAGTTCTTGCTGGACAGGTTCTTTTTTCAATATTTCTTCCTTTATCTACAATTAAAACATTTAATTCTGGTTTAAGTTTAGTAATCTCTAGTGCCGTAAATATTCCTGCTGGACCAGCTCCTACGATAATTACATCATAAAAATTTTTCAAGGTTCATTGCTCCTTTCAATAATACCACTTGGGTATACTTAACTAGCCAACCTTATATGGATAGTTTATTTATTAAAGCTCCTTAAGAGCTTTTTCTGGGGAAGCTTGACCTCACGGTCCAGGGCAGCCTTACCTCGCCAACTCCCGTTGACTAGTAGCCCAGGGTAATTCTCGCCGCTAATTCACATTAGCTAAATTACCCGTTAAGGTCATTTAGACCTTTAACCTCGCAAAAGTCCATTTAGGACTTTTACCCCCATGTTTTATAATATCAAACTTCTTTGCTAACGTCAACAAAAACACGAACATTAATGTTAACTTTTTTAAAAAGGTTCATGATTATATCAATATCACTGTTGTTTTCATAATAATTAATATATTTGTTCCCTAAAATGTCGAACATAATATACTTTTTATTATTTAAATGTTCTAAATACAATATCACCTTGTTTTTTTATTTAGGTAAGCGCTATCAATCCCCAAATATAAAACATGGGAGAGTTTTGCATATAAGGTTAAAATATGATATCATATTGTCATATTGCTGTTTTTGAGGTGGTTATATGAATGTTCCTAATATGATTACTGTTTTTAGATTGTGCTTAATACCTATTTTCATTTTTGTTTTCTTTTCTGGTATTCATAATAGTTTAGTATTCTCCATATTTATATTTCTTATAGCCGGTGCCTCGGACGTATTAGATGGCCACATTGCAAGAAAATATAATATTGTTACAAAAGTTGGAACTGTTCTTGACCCCTTAGCAGACAAGCTTATGCTTTTAACGGTGTTAAGCTGCTTAACTATAAAAAGGTATATACCTATACTAGTTGTGGCTATTGTTGCAGGAAAAGACTTATTTATGATTTTATCTGGAATTTTCTTATACAAAAAAGGAGTTGTAATTCCTTCTAATATAATAGGAAAGATAAGCACGTTATTTTTTTATATCTCTATTTTAATATTTACATTTAACAAAACTATTGGAATTTATCTACTATATATTTCAGCCATTTGTGCACTAGTAGCATTAGTAAATTATTTTATTGTTTACTTTAAAGGAAAAAAAACAAAAAAATAAGAGCGTTCATCGCTCTTTCTTTATGCCCATATATCCTTAGTTAACTCATCAACTTTTTTTCTTCTTTTCTTAGTTTCTTCTTCATCTACAGTTATAGTTTCACCTATCTTTAACACGTCTCCTTCTTTAGCTTCTGCCGGAAGTTGTGTTCTTTCAATATTTATTACTTCTCCACTGTACATTTCTATTACTGCCATTTTCCCCTCAAATCTATCTATTACACCAAACATAAATCTCCTACTCCTTTTTTATTTATATCTATATTAATATAATAATCCATGTACTTTATTTAATCCAGCACCTAAATACTAGCCATGCAATGTATTTTTCCCATTTAATTCACTAAAGTATTCTTTGACATTAGTGTAGTTATCTGCAAAAATATTATTAGTAAATTAAAAGGAGTATAAAATATGTCAAACGCTAAAATATATTTTCTTATGGTTTTATGTACAATATTCTGGGCGGGTGCTTTCATAGCAGGAAAACTTTCAGCTCCATTCATTCCAGCCTTTACTTTAACTTTTTTACGATTTTCCATCGCCACAATTATAATGTATTTTATAATGAGAGCAAAGGGAGAAAATAAGTACAGGCTTAAAAAGAAGGATATCCCAGTATTTCTTTTTACAGGCTTTATAGGAATGTTCGGTTACCATGTACTATTTTTTACTGCTCTTAAGTATACCACTGCTATCAATTCTTCAATTATAGGCGCTGCTAATCCTATTATAACCTCAATTTTAGGTATAATCTTTTTAAAAGATAAAGTCAGCCTAAAAAGAATAGTTGGCATACTTCTATCCTTTACAGGGGTATTTTTAACTATTACTGGAGCTAGTTTAGATGTAATAAAAAGCTTTACCTTTAATCATGGCGATTTAATCATGCTGTTAGCTGTATTGATGTGGGCAGCCTATAGTATCTTCAGTAAGATAGTTATGCCTAGGTATTCCCCCTTAATACTTACTTATTATAGTTTTCTATTTTGTACTATAATCCTGATTCCCTTTGTTATATACGATGCTCCATGGAAGCTGTTAGGTACTGTACCCTATTACTCATATGTATCGGTTATTTATATGAGTGTTTTCCCTTCAGTTATTGGCTATTTGGTTCAGCAGATATCCATCAAGCATATTGGGCCAAGTAAAACTTCAATATTTATAAACTTAGTGCCTGTTTTCTCTATAATATTGTCCTTAACAATTCTCGGAGAAACCTTAGCTCCTATAAAACTTTTAACAGCAGCTTTAATAATATTAGGAGTTTATATCTGTCAAAAGAGTTAGTATTTAAGCAAGTTGATAATTTTCAAATTATCAACTTGTTTATTTTTTATCAAGACGATATATTTCTTGATTTATTATTAATAAAATGCATACTTTATTTCAAATTTCACATTTGCTAATAATTTGCCTGTTTAACCAAAAAGATTTTTAAAATATAATAACATTTTTTTAAAAAACACTTAATTTTTTTGCCCATTTTTAGTATAATGATATTGCGCTTAAAATGTTAACAATTAAACATAGTTCTTGAAATGATACTGCTAGATGAAAAAAGCTATAAATTCAAGACATTGAAACAACTTTACCTAAATAAAAGGAGGTATAAACTGTGTGTAAAAGTGTCCTAGTAGA includes these proteins:
- a CDS encoding NAD(P)/FAD-dependent oxidoreductase produces the protein MKNFYDVIIVGAGPAGIFTALEITKLKPELNVLIVDKGRNIEKRTCPARTTGVCVDCKPCGITYGWSGAGAFSDGKLSLSPEVGGRLLEYFTEDEAQKLINYCDDIYLKFGANEKVHGLNNERVEEIKYEASKHNIHLVECPVRHLGTELAYEVLRGMYLHLINETNTEFSDLTDVEDILIEDNKVVGIVINNKEGKKEVKGSYVVIAPGRGGAEWLSKQAKKLNMKTTNNAVDIGVRVEVPNSIMDHLTKDLYEAKLVYYSDTFDNKVRTFCMNPGGVVSEEHYEDGKIAVVNGHSYSEQELRTTNTNFAMLVSTTFTEPFNQPIEYGKYVAQLGNMLTGGGIMVQRLGDLLNGRRTDYDRLRKSTTIPTLKSAVPGDLSFVLPQRHLTSIVEALKAFDKVAPGLYSKNTLLYGVEVKFYSSKFETDNNFETELENLYTIGDGAGITRGLMQASVTGVVVARSIASKNGGV
- a CDS encoding DUF3006 domain-containing protein — encoded protein: MFGVIDRFEGKMAVIEMYSGEVINIERTQLPAEAKEGDVLKIGETITVDEEETKKRRKKVDELTKDIWA
- a CDS encoding DMT family transporter, with translation MSNAKIYFLMVLCTIFWAGAFIAGKLSAPFIPAFTLTFLRFSIATIIMYFIMRAKGENKYRLKKKDIPVFLFTGFIGMFGYHVLFFTALKYTTAINSSIIGAANPIITSILGIIFLKDKVSLKRIVGILLSFTGVFLTITGASLDVIKSFTFNHGDLIMLLAVLMWAAYSIFSKIVMPRYSPLILTYYSFLFCTIILIPFVIYDAPWKLLGTVPYYSYVSVIYMSVFPSVIGYLVQQISIKHIGPSKTSIFINLVPVFSIILSLTILGETLAPIKLLTAALIILGVYICQKS
- the pgsA gene encoding CDP-diacylglycerol--glycerol-3-phosphate 3-phosphatidyltransferase, which codes for MNVPNMITVFRLCLIPIFIFVFFSGIHNSLVFSIFIFLIAGASDVLDGHIARKYNIVTKVGTVLDPLADKLMLLTVLSCLTIKRYIPILVVAIVAGKDLFMILSGIFLYKKGVVIPSNIIGKISTLFFYISILIFTFNKTIGIYLLYISAICALVALVNYFIVYFKGKKTKK